The sequence GTCATGCCTGCGACGCCGCCGGCGACGACGGTAAGGGCCGCGAGCGCCGGCGCGTCGAACGTGAAGCCGATAACGGCGACGGCGGCGACGATGGCGGCGCCGACGACGCCGACGGCGTAGCCCTGCCACGTGACCCCGCCGTCGGTGCCGGGTTCGACGCGTTCGAGCGTCGTGATGAGTCGGGGCTCACCGAACAGGACGCCGATTTCGCTGGAGAGGGTGTCGCTCATGGCGGCGGCGAGCGATCCGGTGAACGCGAACTGGAAGAGTGCGGGGTCGAGTTGCATGTTACTGCTCGCGGCGAAGCCGATGACGGCCACGAGCGCCACCGCCGCGTTGCCGAGGACGTTCCCGCTCCCCCGGGCGCCCTCGTTGTCCTCGGCGACGCCGCGTTCGCTCTTCTCCTCGTAGCGGTACTTCGCGGAGAGGCCGCCGATGCCGAAGAAGGCGATGAGGATGGCGAACCAGCCGATACCACCGAAGACGATGGTGAGGAGGCCGAGCAAGACGCCGGTCACCATCCCCGGGACGGAGGCGGTGCCGGTCCGATAGGAGACGTAGCCGAGGGCGACGGTCACGGCGAGTGCGACGCCGACGTTGACGATGCCGGCGTCGACGCCGATGACGTCGAACAGCCAGAGCAAGAGCCCCGTCGAGAGCATCACGATGGGGTCGTCGCGTTCGTAGAGCATCGACCGCAAGAGTGCGGCGACGAGGGCGCCCGCGGCGGCGAGAAAGACCACCGACGCTGGCGTCGGCGTTCGACCCAGCGCCATCGCGACGAGCACTTGGCCGGCGGCTGCCGCGAGGAAGGCGACGGTACTGAAGCCGGCGACCGACCGTCCCGGGTCGCTCCACAGTCGCTCCACGGCGCGAGCGCCGACGTTCCCGTACGCGACGACGAGGACGGCGGCGACGAACACGCCCGTCGGCATCGACTCCCGGGGCGCCGTGGCGAGGATAGCGAGGCCGGTGGCGGCCAGAGAGAAGCCGGCGAGGCCGTTGAGCCGGCCGTCGCGGCGGTCCTGTGGCCGGGCGAAGAGGTCGAAGACCGGCCCCTCGTCGATGACGAACGCAGCGAGGAGCGCGACGATAGCGAAGGGGGCGGCGGCCGCCCGCCCGAGTTCGGGCGCAGCGAGCGCGAGCGTTCCGACCGCCGCGAACCCTCCTGCCCGTCGAAGGGTGGACGTCACACCGTGCGGTACCTCGGACGGCCACTTAACCCTCCCGACACGGGGCGCTGTCGCCCCGAAGTCGCCGAACCCGGTGTGCTTTTGCGCTGTGCCCTCCTGTTGCCCCCGTGGGCCTGTACGACCGCTATCTCGCGCTCAGGCAGCGCTTTCACCCCGGCGACCCGCCAGCACACGTCGCGCTCGTCCTCACGGAGCGGGACCTGTTGGAACAGGGGGCGTACGACCGCCTCGAACGCCTCCTCGGGTGGGTCTTCGACTACGGCGCCGAACGCGCCACCGTCTCCGTGAGCGTCCTCGACGAGTCCGTGGTGCCGACGCTGGAGCGCGAACTCCGCTCGCTCTCCGTACCTCGCCGCGTCGCCGTCCGCGCTCCGGACGACACCGACCCCGTCGACGCGCCCGTGCAGGTGAACGTCGGCCTCGGCGGCAAAGGCGAGTTCGCCGCCGCCGTCCGCTCGCTCGCTTCCGAAGTCGACGCCGGCGAACTCGACCCGAGCGACGTGGACGAGGCGGACGTGGAACGTCGGCTGGTCTTCCCCGACGAACCCGACCTGCTCATCAAGACCGGCGCCGAACGCCTCTCGGATTTCATGATTTGGCAGTCCGTCTACTCCGAACTCTACTTCATCGACGTGAACTGGCGGGACGTCCGCGAGCGCGACTACCTCCGGGCAGTGCTGGACTACCAGAACCGCCAGCGTCGCTTCGGGCGGTAGGCCGCTATTCGCTCGTCGCCGTCTCGTTCGCCGTCCCGGTGCTCGTCGCCTCTATCGACTCGTAACTCACCGTCGTCTCCTGTGCGACCGGTTTGAGGAGGTACGACCCGCTCTGCCCTCGCTTGACGGGCGTGAAGTCGGCGGTGAACTGCGTCCGCGTGTTCTCCCGAATGTCGAAGGACTGCTTGAACTGCAGGGGGGCGTTGCCCGGCGTGTCCACCGTCGCGTCGCCGCCGTCGGCGAGGGTTGCCTCGACGCCCGTCACGTCGAGCTGGAGGAAGGCGTACGTCCCCGTCTCAAGTTCCTGCTCGCCGATGAGCGCCGAGCGGTCGCCCTGCAGCTCCACGAGGTCGGCCTCCTGCGGGCTCTCCAACTCGTGGTACTGGCGCGCGTCGCTCTCGTCGGGAGTCTCGGTGCTCTCGGAGTCCGACTCCGTTTCCGTCGCCGTCGCGTCCGATTCCTCGTCGCTCTCCGGTTTCACCCAGTAGCCTGCGATAGTGACGACACAGGACTCGAAGTCGCCGATGTCGCCCGGTTGGTCGCTCACGCGCGTCGCGAGCGTGCCGGTCGCGGCTTCGGCGCCGCCCATACAGCCGGCCAGTCCCGCGACGCTCGCGGCGGCCGCCGCGCCAGTCGCTCGCAGGTAGTCACGTCGCGATGCCGTCGCCGATTCGTGGTCGTGTTCGTTCACGGCCTACCCGACAGGCCGGACAGACATAAACGGGCCACGCCGTTCCGGGCGAATTAACCCGAGTTCAGCCGGGTTTGCCCGTCGCTCGCGGTTCGTGCCGTTCACGCCGCATCCGGAGGGTGTTTAACGCCGAACGACTGCGTCTCCGGAGCGTACGCACCGTGCCCGCGCACCGCCGTCACATCGAGCTGCGGTCGGCAGGCTGGGCGGGTGGCGAGCGGTACCGTCAGTTCTCTCGGTCCACTTCGAGTCGGCCTTCGAGCTCCCGTTTCGACGCCGGGCTGATGGTGATGCCCGCGTCGTCAAGGCGGCGCTTGACCGCGCGGGCGTACGCCGACCGAATCCCGAAGACGTCCTGCCGTCGGGGGTCGCTGATCCAGAAGTGGACGCGGACGACGATGGCGTCGTCGCCGAAGTCGTCGACGTACGCCTTCGGCGTCGGCTCCCGTTCGATGGCCTCGACGGCCTCTGTCGCCGCCGTGAGGTGATCGAGCGCGTCGCTCACGTCGTCCTCGTAGGCGACGCCGACGTGTTCGACGACGCGCCGACGCCCCCGTCCGTAGGGTCGCGTGATGGACTGGCTCGTCAACACCGTGTTCGGTACCGTGACGAGTTCACCGTTCGGCGTCAGGACGCGCGTCACGCGGAGCGTGATGGACTGGACGGTCCCCTCGCCGTCCTCCCACTCGATGTAGTTGCCGACGTTGAACTCGGGGTCGACGACCAGCACCAGTCCGCTGACGATGGAGCCGATGACCGTCTGGCCAGCGACGCCGACGGCGAGCGTCCCCGCGGCGACGACGAGCGCGGAGTCACCGACGAACCCGCCGTAGCCAGCCGTCCCCGCCGCGACGAAGAAGGCGACGACGAGGACGAACAGGCGGACGTACCGCTCGACGGCCTCCTGAATCGTCGGGTTGTTTCGGTTGCGACGCTTGACGTACTCGCCGACGACCGGTTCGACCACGAACCAGCCGACGAACGTGACGGCGACGAAGCCGACGACGAACCACACGCCGCGCCGGACGACCGGCCAGTAGTCGGCGAGGCCCGCCGGGCCGGGGGTCGACGGCGGGACTTCCGTGGCCGTCTGGAGCAGAACGTCGAGCATACGCTCGCCGACGGGCGGGCTACACAAAGGTCCTCGGCGGGCGGTCAGTCCGCCGCGCCGTCGCGTTCCGTCTCCACGGGCACGCCGTCGACGAGTTCGTCCGCGCCGACGTGGGGGAGTTGCTCGCGCAGGCGCCCGACCACCTCACGGGTTTCGACGAGCGACGACCCCGCGACGGCCCGAATCAAGGCGACAGCACGCTCGCGGCGCGTGTGGCGCCACGACGCCTCACGCGCTTCGTAGGTGCGGATGGCGCGCAGGAAATCTATCTTCGAGAACTCGGGCCAGTAGGGCGCACAGAAGAAGACGGCGGCCTCGTTGCCGTTCGCGTGCCACGGCAGGAAGTTGCTCGTCCGCTCGTCGCCGCCAGTCCGAACGATGAGGTCCACGTCGCGGACGGGCCGGGCGTAGAGGCGACGCTCGATGGCCTCGACGGTCACGTCCTCTGGGTCGAGGTTCCCCTCGTCGACGGCGCGGAGCGTGTCGCGGGCGGCGCTCAGCAGCTCGGCCCGTCCCCCGTAGGCCAGCGCGACGTTCAGTCGGAACCGGTCGTATCCCTCGGTCCGTGACTCCGCGTGCGCGACAGCGTCGCGGACGCGTTCGGGTAGGCGCTCGATATCGCCCAGCGCGCGGATGCACACCTCGTTCTCGTGAATCTGGTCGTGGTCGGCGAACTCCCGGAGCTTCGACTCGATGAGGTCGAAGAGGTGTTCGCGCTCCGCTCGCGGGCGCTCGAAGTTCTCCGTCGAGAAGGCATAGAGCGTGAGTTCCTCGACGCCGAGGTCCTGACACCACCGAAGCACCTGCTCGGTGGTCTGGGCGCCCTCGCGGTAGCCGTCGGTGGTGCCGTCGCCGCGCTCGCGGGCGTAGCGCCGGTTGCCGTCTTGGATGACGGCGACGTGGCTCGGGCCGTCGTCGATGTTACGACGGAGCAGACGCTCGTAGGCGCGTCGCCCCAGTCGCCGGACCCGACTTCGCATACCTGTCCCGTCGGTATCGACCGATATGGGTCTTTTGACACGGGTGACGACAACCCCTATTAGTCTCGGGCGTCTGGGCTCTTTCGATGAGCGACCCGCCCGACGCGGGCTTCGAATTCGAGCACGTTCCGGAGACCGACCAATCCTTCGAGAACGCGCTCGCGAAAGCCCGGAACGGCCACCGCCTCACCGTCGACGACGGGGTCGAACTCCTGACGACCGGAACCGACCGGGACGGCATCGACCCCGTCCGCAAGGAGCGAGTGCTGGAGGCGGCGGACTACCGACGCGCCGACGTCGTCGGCGACGACGTGACCTTCGTCGCCAACCTCAACAACAACGTCACGACGGCGTGTGACACGGGCTGTAAGTTCTGTAACTTCAAGGACCGCGCGTCGGCGTTCGAAGTCGACGCGCCGGACGACCACGGCGGGTTCACCAAGACGCCCGCGGAGTCGCGCCGGCGCGTCGCCGCGGCCGTCGACCGCGGCATCTCCGAGGTGTGTTCGGTCAGCGGCCTCCACCCCGCTTTCGCCCTCGACGCGGAGCACCGGGAACTGCTGGAGGCCGTCGACGACCCCAGCCGCGTGAACTACCGCCCGCCGTCGGCCTACACCACCTCGCCGGGCACCTACGCCGAGCAGATTCGGGCCATGTCCGTCGACGGCGTCCACGTCCACTCGATGACGCCCGAGGAGGCCTACCACGCCCGCCGCGGCACCGACTGGTCCTACGAGACGGTGTATCGCCGCCTGCGCGACGCCGGCCTCGACAGCGCACCCGGCACCGCCGCCGAGATTCTCGTCGACGAGGTGCGCGAGGTCATCTGTCCGGCCAAGATGGATACCGGCGAATGGCTCGACGCGATGGAGGGGGCGATGGCCGCCGGCCTCCCCGTCACCGCGACCATCATGTACGGCCACGTCGAGAACGAGATGCACCGCGCGATGCACCTGAAGCGAGTCCGTGACCTTCAGGACCGGACCGGCGGCATCACGGAGTTCGTCCCCCTCTCCTTCGTCCACCAGCAGACGCCACTCTACGAGCAGGGACTGGTGTCCGGCGGCGCGAGCGACGCCGAAGACGAACTCATGATCGCCGTCTCGCGACTCTTCCTCGACAACATCGAGAACGTCCAGACCTCGTGGGTGAAGTTCGGCGACGAGAAGTCGCTGAAGACGCTTTCCTGTGGCGCCAACGACTTCATGGGGACGCTCTTCTCCGAGGAGATAACCAAACGCGCCGGCGGCGACTACGGCGAGTTCCGGTCGGTCGCCGACTACGTCGACATGGTGACCGCCATCGGCCGCCGGCCGGTCGAGCGCTCGACGGACTACGAGCGGCGTCGACCTCTCTCGGCCGACGACGCGCCGTACGGCCCCGCTCTCGGCCCGCGCGCCGACGGGACGCCGATGCTCGCGGACGCGACGCCCACGGCGGACGACTGATTGACCATGATGGCGACGACGCACGCGGCGGTCGGCCTCCTCCTCGCCGTACCGCTGACCGTCGTCGCCCCCGAGTTGGCCCCCGTCGCCGCCCTCGCCGGCATCGCGGGCGGCGTCTTTCCCGACCTGGACGTACTGGCTGGCGTCCACCGCAAGACGCTCCACTTCCCCGACTACTACTGGGTGGCCGCGCTCCCCGCACTCGGCCTCGCCGCGGCCGTCCCCGGCCCCGCGACTGTCGCCGCCGCGTGGTTCTTCCTCGCGGCCGCCGTCCACTCCGTGAGCGACGTTCTCGGCGCGGGCCTCGAACCTCGGCCGTGGGAGCGCACCTCTGTCGAAGCCGTCTACCTCCACTCCCGACGCCGGTGGCTCCGGCCCCGGTACTGGGTGCGCTACGACGGCGCACCCGAGGACTTCCTGCTTACGCTGGTCTGTTTCGCACCGGGACTGACCCACTTCGGGCCCACGGTTCGCCGCGTCGCCGTGGCGTTCGTCGTCACTGCCGGCGGATACACCCTCGTCCGGAAGCGCCTGCCCGACATCGAGGAGCGGTGGCTATAGCCGGGGCGGCCCGCCCACGAACCGGTCCAGCTCCGCCATCGCGTCGACGATTGGCTGACTGAGCCACGACCCACTCGCTGGGTCCACGCCGTCGCGGCGGAATCTGGGTGGTAGGTAGCGTTCGTGCGTCGGCAGGCGTTCGCGCAACGGCACGCCCGCCTCGGCGGCCACGTCCCGCAGTTCGTCGAGCGCGGGCCACGCGTACTCGGGATTGATGTAGTCGTCCGTCACCGGCGACACGCCGCCCAAGTCGTCGACGCCGCAGTCAAGTAACTCCCGCGTCGGCGAGAGGTTCGGCGGCACTTGGACCGACACCTCGGCGGGGAGCGCGGCCCGTGCCATCGCCACCGTCTCGCGCATCGTCTCGACGCTCGGTCGCTCGAAGTCCGAGCGCTCGTTCGGGACGACGTTCTGGACGATGACCTCTTGAACGTGGTCGTAGCGCTCGTGGAGTTCGCGGATGGCGAGCAGACTCTCGGCGCGGTCACGCCGCGTCTCGCCGATGCCGACGAGAATCCCCGTCGTGAACGGGACGCCCGCCTCGCCGGCGGCGCGAAGCGTCCCCAGTCGGCGCTCCGGCGTCTTCTGCCGGTTCCCCGCGTGGGCGTCCACGTTCGCCGTCGTCTCTATCATCACGCCCATGCTGGCGTTGACCTCGGCGAGTCGCGCTATCTCCGATTGGCGCAGGTCGCCGGGGTTG is a genomic window of Haloplanus vescus containing:
- a CDS encoding DUF92 domain-containing protein translates to MTSTLRRAGGFAAVGTLALAAPELGRAAAAPFAIVALLAAFVIDEGPVFDLFARPQDRRDGRLNGLAGFSLAATGLAILATAPRESMPTGVFVAAVLVVAYGNVGARAVERLWSDPGRSVAGFSTVAFLAAAAGQVLVAMALGRTPTPASVVFLAAAGALVAALLRSMLYERDDPIVMLSTGLLLWLFDVIGVDAGIVNVGVALAVTVALGYVSYRTGTASVPGMVTGVLLGLLTIVFGGIGWFAILIAFFGIGGLSAKYRYEEKSERGVAEDNEGARGSGNVLGNAAVALVAVIGFAASSNMQLDPALFQFAFTGSLAAAMSDTLSSEIGVLFGEPRLITTLERVEPGTDGGVTWQGYAVGVVGAAIVAAVAVIGFTFDAPALAALTVVAGGVAGMTVDSVLGATLEGGRVGNQTVNFLGTLGGAVTSAVLAVLVL
- a CDS encoding mechanosensitive ion channel family protein, translated to MLDVLLQTATEVPPSTPGPAGLADYWPVVRRGVWFVVGFVAVTFVGWFVVEPVVGEYVKRRNRNNPTIQEAVERYVRLFVLVVAFFVAAGTAGYGGFVGDSALVVAAGTLAVGVAGQTVIGSIVSGLVLVVDPEFNVGNYIEWEDGEGTVQSITLRVTRVLTPNGELVTVPNTVLTSQSITRPYGRGRRRVVEHVGVAYEDDVSDALDHLTAATEAVEAIEREPTPKAYVDDFGDDAIVVRVHFWISDPRRQDVFGIRSAYARAVKRRLDDAGITISPASKRELEGRLEVDREN
- the uppS gene encoding polyprenyl diphosphate synthase, producing MRSRVRRLGRRAYERLLRRNIDDGPSHVAVIQDGNRRYARERGDGTTDGYREGAQTTEQVLRWCQDLGVEELTLYAFSTENFERPRAEREHLFDLIESKLREFADHDQIHENEVCIRALGDIERLPERVRDAVAHAESRTEGYDRFRLNVALAYGGRAELLSAARDTLRAVDEGNLDPEDVTVEAIERRLYARPVRDVDLIVRTGGDERTSNFLPWHANGNEAAVFFCAPYWPEFSKIDFLRAIRTYEAREASWRHTRRERAVALIRAVAGSSLVETREVVGRLREQLPHVGADELVDGVPVETERDGAAD
- a CDS encoding DUF4382 domain-containing protein → MNEHDHESATASRRDYLRATGAAAAASVAGLAGCMGGAEAATGTLATRVSDQPGDIGDFESCVVTIAGYWVKPESDEESDATATETESDSESTETPDESDARQYHELESPQEADLVELQGDRSALIGEQELETGTYAFLQLDVTGVEATLADGGDATVDTPGNAPLQFKQSFDIRENTRTQFTADFTPVKRGQSGSYLLKPVAQETTVSYESIEATSTGTANETATSE
- the cofH gene encoding 7,8-didemethyl-8-hydroxy-5-deazariboflavin synthase subunit CofH, with translation MSDPPDAGFEFEHVPETDQSFENALAKARNGHRLTVDDGVELLTTGTDRDGIDPVRKERVLEAADYRRADVVGDDVTFVANLNNNVTTACDTGCKFCNFKDRASAFEVDAPDDHGGFTKTPAESRRRVAAAVDRGISEVCSVSGLHPAFALDAEHRELLEAVDDPSRVNYRPPSAYTTSPGTYAEQIRAMSVDGVHVHSMTPEEAYHARRGTDWSYETVYRRLRDAGLDSAPGTAAEILVDEVREVICPAKMDTGEWLDAMEGAMAAGLPVTATIMYGHVENEMHRAMHLKRVRDLQDRTGGITEFVPLSFVHQQTPLYEQGLVSGGASDAEDELMIAVSRLFLDNIENVQTSWVKFGDEKSLKTLSCGANDFMGTLFSEEITKRAGGDYGEFRSVADYVDMVTAIGRRPVERSTDYERRRPLSADDAPYGPALGPRADGTPMLADATPTADD
- the cofG gene encoding 7,8-didemethyl-8-hydroxy-5-deazariboflavin synthase subunit CofG, which produces MSRAPETDDERVAPSTLVDDDAVDALLGTTPSDVDSAPELTFARNVFLPLTTACRYTCTYCSFYDVPGEATLMPPESVREQLRHGADAGCTEALFTFGDAPDERYTQVHDQLDEWGYDTVLDYLVDACEMALEEGLLPHSNPGDLRQSEIARLAEVNASMGVMIETTANVDAHAGNRQKTPERRLGTLRAAGEAGVPFTTGILVGIGETRRDRAESLLAIRELHERYDHVQEVIVQNVVPNERSDFERPSVETMRETVAMARAALPAEVSVQVPPNLSPTRELLDCGVDDLGGVSPVTDDYINPEYAWPALDELRDVAAEAGVPLRERLPTHERYLPPRFRRDGVDPASGSWLSQPIVDAMAELDRFVGGPPRL
- a CDS encoding undecaprenyl diphosphate synthase family protein, encoding MGLYDRYLALRQRFHPGDPPAHVALVLTERDLLEQGAYDRLERLLGWVFDYGAERATVSVSVLDESVVPTLERELRSLSVPRRVAVRAPDDTDPVDAPVQVNVGLGGKGEFAAAVRSLASEVDAGELDPSDVDEADVERRLVFPDEPDLLIKTGAERLSDFMIWQSVYSELYFIDVNWRDVRERDYLRAVLDYQNRQRRFGR